Proteins encoded in a region of the Lepidochelys kempii isolate rLepKem1 chromosome 24, rLepKem1.hap2, whole genome shotgun sequence genome:
- the LOC140902940 gene encoding kallikrein-15-like, which yields MGTLGAAWGSLKLRGNPCHPHSQPWQAAIFEHSTYKCGATLLSSRWVLTAAHCLTGPIHVRLGDYNLYAREGSEQYKAVAKSIIHPGYNCTDHDNDIMLLKLQTPATLNRYIQPLGLAYQCAEPDEQCSVSGWGTTLNAPENITIILYCTMVHIVSNEQCKASFPGHINRNMLCAGLKGGGTNSCEGDSGGPLVCNGKLQGVVSWGDVPCASTPKPSVYVNVCKYHHWLLATMWAN from the exons ATGGGGACTCTGG gtgcagcctggggcaGTTTAAAGCTCAGGGGGAACCCATGCCACCCCCACTCACAGCCCTGGCAGGCAGCCATCTTCGAACACTCCACGTACAAGTGCGGTGCCACCCTCCTCAGCAGCAGATGGGTCCTGACTGCAGCCCACTGCCTGACTGG ccccatccATGTGCGCCTGGGGGATTACAACCTGTATGCCCGCGAGGGGTCCGAGCAGTACAAAGCTGTGGCCAAAAGCATCATCCACCCCGGCTACAACTGCACGGACCACGACAATGACATCATGCTGCTCAAGCTGCAGACCCCGGCCACGCTCAACCGCTACATCCAGCCGCTGGGCCTGGCTTACCAGTGTGCGGAGCCGGACGAGCAGTGCTCGGTGTCGGGGTGGGGCACCACCCTCAACGCCCCTG AAAACATCACCATCATCCTCTACTGCACCATGGTCCACATCGTCTCCAATGAGCAGTGCAAGGCCAGCTTCCCCGGGCACATCAACAGGAACATGCTCTGTGCAGGCTTGAAGGGTGGGGGCACAAACTCCTGCGAG GGTGACTCCGGTGGCCCGCTGGTGTGtaatgggaagctgcagggtgTCGTGTCTTGGGGCGATGTGCCCTGTGCCTCCACCCCGAAACCCAGCGTCTACGTGAACGTCTGTAAATACCACCACTGGCTGCTGGCCACCATGTGGGCAAACTGA